From one Reyranella humidisoli genomic stretch:
- a CDS encoding integration host factor subunit alpha → MDGRTITRADLSESVFQEVGLSRNESSDLVETILGEVVEALARGESVKISSFGSFTVRDKGQRVGRNPKTGQEVPILPRRVLVFRASNVLKSLINGAPGENKG, encoded by the coding sequence GTGGACGGCCGGACTATCACGCGCGCCGATCTGAGCGAGTCAGTGTTCCAGGAAGTGGGCCTGTCTCGCAATGAATCCAGCGATCTCGTCGAGACGATCCTCGGTGAGGTGGTGGAGGCATTGGCGCGCGGCGAATCGGTGAAGATCTCCTCGTTCGGGAGTTTCACGGTTCGCGACAAGGGGCAAAGGGTCGGCCGCAATCCGAAAACCGGGCAGGAAGTTCCCATCCTGCCGCGGCGAGTCCTCGTCTTTCGAGCGTCGAATGTCCTGAAATCACTGATCAACGGGGCGCCCGGCGAGAACAAGGGCTGA
- a CDS encoding MerR family transcriptional regulator: MAVSVQTVERRVEKSAQAFRTISEVATELDVPQHVLRFWESKFTQVRPLKRGGGRRYYRPEDIDLLRRIRTLLYEDGYTIKGVQRLLKEGRGRLPAQRLDIAAESALESLRIVSARAEAMASGAARQPLPRTGPQPSTTTPRAAVLDLHKRREIESVLEDLEQALTQLRSTLKAQH; this comes from the coding sequence ATGGCCGTTTCTGTTCAGACCGTCGAAAGGCGGGTTGAGAAATCGGCGCAGGCTTTTCGGACGATCAGCGAGGTCGCGACCGAGCTCGACGTGCCGCAGCACGTTCTGCGTTTCTGGGAGAGCAAGTTCACCCAGGTCCGTCCGCTGAAGCGGGGTGGCGGCCGTCGCTATTACCGGCCGGAGGATATCGACCTCCTGCGGCGTATCCGGACGCTTCTCTATGAAGACGGCTATACCATCAAGGGCGTGCAGCGCCTCCTGAAGGAAGGCCGCGGCCGCCTGCCGGCCCAGCGTCTCGACATCGCGGCCGAAAGTGCGCTGGAGAGCCTGCGTATCGTCTCGGCGCGCGCCGAGGCCATGGCCAGCGGGGCCGCCCGGCAGCCGCTGCCGCGCACCGGTCCGCAGCCGTCGACAACCACGCCGCGGGCGGCCGTTCTCGACCTGCACAAGCGGCGTGAGATCGAGTCGGTTCTCGAGGACCTCGAACAGGCGCTGACGCAGTTGCGTAGCACGCTGAAGGCCCAGCACTAG
- a CDS encoding TCR/Tet family MFS transporter, whose translation MNTRRALAFIFCTVALDVLALGVMIPVLPTIVLGFMGGDTAGAAEMFGVFATVWALMQFLCSPLLGALSDRYGRRPVILISCLGLGLDYIFMALAPSLLLLLVGRVISGITSATIGTSFAYIADVTKPEERARAFGLVGMAFGLGFVVGPAIGGLLGSVDPRLPFWISAAACLANAAFGWFVLPESLPPEKRMEFAWKRANPIGSLRLLASHRQLLGLAAVDFLGNFAHQVLPAVFVLYAGHRYGWGEMTVGLTLAFVGICTAIVQGLLIGPIVGRFGSRRALIAGLLAGALGMSIYGLAETGPWFWAGVPVMAFWGLAGPAVQDMMTRRVGGSEQGQLQGANSASRSIAGLVSPGLFAVMFAWTIDTLPGAAFLLAGLLLLAAAAVAWIATSRTRPAAPAP comes from the coding sequence ATGAACACGCGCCGGGCGCTTGCCTTCATCTTCTGCACGGTGGCGCTCGACGTGCTGGCGCTCGGGGTGATGATCCCGGTGCTGCCGACGATCGTGCTGGGCTTCATGGGCGGCGATACGGCCGGCGCGGCCGAGATGTTCGGGGTCTTCGCGACCGTCTGGGCGCTGATGCAATTCCTCTGCTCGCCCCTGCTCGGCGCCCTGTCGGACCGGTACGGCCGCCGGCCGGTCATCCTCATCTCCTGCCTGGGACTCGGGCTCGACTACATCTTCATGGCACTGGCGCCTTCGCTCCTGCTGCTGCTGGTCGGCCGCGTGATCTCGGGCATCACCTCGGCCACCATCGGCACCTCCTTCGCCTACATCGCCGACGTGACGAAACCCGAGGAGCGGGCCAGGGCCTTTGGCCTGGTCGGCATGGCCTTCGGGCTGGGCTTCGTCGTCGGGCCGGCGATCGGCGGACTGCTGGGCAGCGTCGATCCACGCCTGCCGTTCTGGATCTCGGCGGCCGCCTGTCTCGCCAATGCAGCGTTCGGCTGGTTCGTCCTGCCCGAATCGCTGCCGCCGGAAAAGCGCATGGAATTCGCCTGGAAGCGCGCCAACCCAATAGGGTCGCTCAGGCTGCTGGCCTCGCACCGCCAGCTGCTCGGCCTCGCCGCGGTCGACTTCCTCGGCAACTTCGCCCACCAGGTCCTGCCGGCTGTCTTCGTGCTCTATGCCGGCCACCGTTATGGCTGGGGCGAGATGACGGTCGGTCTCACCCTCGCCTTCGTCGGCATCTGTACCGCCATCGTCCAGGGACTTCTGATCGGGCCGATCGTCGGCCGCTTCGGCTCGCGCCGGGCCCTGATCGCGGGCCTGCTGGCGGGCGCGCTCGGCATGTCGATCTACGGGCTGGCCGAAACCGGTCCGTGGTTCTGGGCCGGCGTGCCGGTAATGGCGTTCTGGGGCCTTGCGGGGCCGGCCGTACAGGACATGATGACCCGCCGGGTCGGCGGCTCCGAACAGGGCCAGCTCCAGGGCGCCAACTCGGCGTCGCGCAGCATTGCAGGGCTGGTCTCGCCCGGTCTCTTCGCCGTGATGTTCGCGTGGACCATCGACACCCTGCCGGGCGCGGCCTTCCTGCTCGCCGGCCTGCTGCTCCTCGCGGCGGCCGCCGTCGCCTGGATCGCTACGTCGCGGACGCGACCTGCCGCCCCAGCTCCGTGA
- a CDS encoding MFS transporter, which yields MIDFGQRVLLFSSIGHALMHMMTAFYAVIVLTLAVSWNLPPEDLLRLYAPATILLGVVSLPAGWASDKFGAPAMMVVMFLGLGLSSIACGLVPTGDTLALSLALCGIGAFGAFYHSVGIGWVIRTAKEQGHAMGVNGLWGSAGLALYGIVPGVLITLASWRAAFIVPGIVCLVVGAVLWVQIRQGKVGDRAMPQAKGTQVGRRDFWRVFSVLSVTMALEGVIWQAVMFGAAMVFEVKLAPEISALRDGLASWGVATQIVLWVGLATSMIYVVSGVAQYAMGRRIIDRYPLKATYIVASALQVVAMLALAMGNGYVALLGAIGSAVLSSAAGPIENILIARYTPSRYHGLGFGAKFVVAFGAGPLAILLIAWVRETTGSLELLFLGLAVISVVITLVALLLPGNERDASLPAPQAAPAE from the coding sequence ATGATCGATTTCGGCCAGCGCGTCCTTCTCTTCTCGTCGATCGGCCACGCGCTGATGCACATGATGACGGCATTCTACGCCGTCATCGTCTTGACCCTGGCGGTTTCCTGGAACCTGCCGCCCGAAGACCTGCTGCGCCTCTACGCGCCGGCCACGATCCTGCTGGGCGTCGTGTCGCTGCCGGCCGGCTGGGCATCGGACAAGTTCGGCGCCCCGGCCATGATGGTCGTGATGTTCCTCGGCCTCGGCCTGTCGTCGATCGCCTGCGGGCTCGTGCCGACCGGCGACACGCTGGCGCTGTCGCTCGCCCTTTGCGGGATCGGTGCATTCGGCGCCTTCTACCATTCGGTCGGCATCGGCTGGGTGATCCGCACGGCCAAGGAACAGGGCCACGCCATGGGCGTGAACGGGCTGTGGGGCAGCGCTGGCCTCGCGCTCTACGGGATCGTGCCCGGCGTGCTGATCACGCTGGCCTCGTGGCGGGCGGCCTTCATCGTCCCTGGCATCGTCTGCCTCGTCGTCGGCGCCGTCCTCTGGGTGCAGATCCGCCAGGGCAAGGTCGGCGACCGGGCGATGCCGCAAGCCAAGGGCACGCAGGTCGGTCGCCGCGACTTCTGGCGTGTCTTCTCCGTGCTCTCCGTCACCATGGCGCTGGAAGGCGTGATCTGGCAGGCGGTGATGTTCGGCGCGGCGATGGTCTTCGAGGTGAAGCTCGCACCCGAGATTTCGGCGCTGCGCGACGGGCTCGCCTCGTGGGGCGTCGCCACCCAGATCGTGCTGTGGGTCGGCCTGGCCACGTCGATGATCTATGTCGTGTCGGGCGTCGCGCAGTACGCGATGGGCCGCCGTATCATCGACCGCTATCCGCTCAAGGCCACGTACATCGTTGCCTCCGCGCTGCAGGTGGTGGCGATGCTGGCGCTCGCCATGGGCAACGGCTACGTCGCGCTGCTGGGCGCCATCGGCTCGGCAGTACTCAGCTCGGCAGCGGGCCCGATCGAGAACATCCTGATCGCCCGCTATACGCCCAGCCGCTATCACGGGCTGGGCTTCGGCGCGAAGTTCGTCGTGGCGTTCGGGGCGGGGCCGCTCGCGATCCTGCTGATCGCCTGGGTGCGTGAGACGACGGGAAGCCTCGAACTGCTGTTCCTCGGCCTCGCCGTCATCTCGGTTGTGATCACGCTGGTCGCCCTGCTGCTGCCCGGCAACGAGCGCGATGCGTCGTTGCCGGCGCCGCAGGCCGCGCCGGCGGAGTAG
- a CDS encoding glutathione S-transferase family protein — MTIKIYGPTASRAARALWIVHELGIPYEHIAVEMKDLKNPDYLKVNPNGKVPAMVDGDFKLFESMAINLYLAAKHGKDGFMPSSLEDQALCNQWSYWGMTEVEKPLLTILIDMFMTAPDKRKPEAVAEAQKMLPKPLAVLNGALEGRDYLLGSTFTVADLNLASILSWAKPIKFDFAPFPNVNAWLDRCLSRPAFKAARGSK, encoded by the coding sequence GTGACTATCAAGATTTACGGGCCGACGGCCTCGCGCGCGGCGCGCGCTCTCTGGATCGTACATGAGCTCGGCATCCCGTATGAGCACATCGCGGTCGAGATGAAGGACCTGAAGAATCCCGACTATCTGAAGGTCAATCCGAACGGCAAGGTCCCGGCGATGGTCGACGGCGACTTCAAGCTGTTCGAGTCGATGGCGATCAACCTCTACCTCGCCGCCAAGCACGGCAAGGATGGCTTCATGCCGTCGAGCCTCGAGGATCAGGCCCTGTGCAACCAGTGGAGCTACTGGGGCATGACCGAGGTCGAGAAGCCGCTGCTCACCATCCTGATCGACATGTTCATGACCGCGCCGGACAAGCGCAAGCCGGAGGCCGTCGCCGAGGCGCAGAAGATGCTGCCCAAGCCGCTGGCCGTGCTGAACGGTGCGCTCGAGGGCCGCGACTACCTGCTGGGCTCGACCTTCACGGTGGCCGACCTCAACCTCGCCTCGATCCTGAGCTGGGCCAAGCCGATCAAGTTCGACTTCGCACCCTTCCCCAACGTGAATGCCTGGCTCGACCGCTGCCTGTCGCGTCCGGCCTTCAAGGCGGCGCGCGGCTCGAAGTAG
- a CDS encoding Rieske 2Fe-2S domain-containing protein: MLGSDNEFLTQGGPGTPMGDLLRRFWMPALLSEELPERDGPPKKIRILGEDLLAFRQTDGRVGIVEPHCPHRGANLYFGRNEECGLRCAFHGWKFDIDGNCVDLPTSPPESAYKDTIKLLSYPVREWADMVWVYMGPREHMPELPQLELGLVPAGHRFVSKKWQDCNWVQSLEGAIDTAHFSFLHAIPTKDEAARLDILRKTSAIGQEGGLADRSRWVTEDPRPRFRIESHDAGLVIAAGRKTDTTDVYWRIAQYLAPNHALVPVAFPGEVYHGQTWVPVDDTSCWIYTYSWVPDRPLTNAERAKYASGLSLHAEIDEHYVPKRNMRNDYMIDRELQKTLSYTGISGVSDQDAAIQDSQGAVQDRTREHLGPTDVGIVEFRKLVMAAARALQQGQPPRAAASATGYAVRAGGWIAGPEKDLATVMTERFGHRNGYVGGEYGLAE, from the coding sequence ATGCTCGGCTCCGACAACGAGTTTCTAACGCAGGGCGGCCCCGGCACGCCAATGGGCGACCTGCTGCGCCGCTTCTGGATGCCGGCCCTGCTCTCCGAGGAACTTCCCGAACGCGACGGACCGCCGAAGAAGATCCGCATCCTCGGCGAGGACCTTCTCGCCTTCCGCCAGACCGACGGCCGCGTCGGCATCGTCGAGCCGCACTGTCCGCATCGCGGCGCCAATCTCTACTTCGGCCGCAACGAGGAGTGCGGCCTGCGCTGTGCCTTCCACGGCTGGAAGTTCGACATCGACGGCAACTGCGTCGACCTGCCGACCTCGCCGCCGGAGTCGGCGTACAAGGACACGATCAAGCTCCTGTCCTATCCGGTGCGCGAATGGGCCGACATGGTCTGGGTCTACATGGGCCCGCGCGAGCACATGCCGGAACTGCCTCAACTCGAGCTCGGTCTCGTCCCCGCGGGGCATCGCTTCGTCTCGAAGAAATGGCAAGACTGCAACTGGGTGCAGAGCCTGGAAGGCGCGATCGACACCGCGCACTTCTCCTTCCTGCATGCGATCCCGACCAAGGACGAGGCCGCGCGCCTCGACATCCTGCGCAAGACGTCGGCGATCGGCCAGGAAGGCGGCCTCGCCGATCGCAGCCGCTGGGTCACCGAGGATCCCCGGCCCAGGTTCAGGATCGAGAGCCACGATGCCGGACTGGTCATCGCCGCCGGTCGAAAGACCGACACGACGGACGTCTACTGGCGCATCGCGCAGTATCTTGCGCCCAACCATGCGCTGGTGCCGGTCGCCTTCCCCGGCGAGGTCTATCACGGGCAGACCTGGGTCCCGGTCGATGACACGAGCTGCTGGATCTACACCTACAGTTGGGTGCCCGACCGGCCGCTCACCAACGCCGAGCGCGCCAAGTACGCGTCGGGCCTCAGCCTCCATGCCGAGATCGACGAGCATTACGTGCCCAAGCGCAACATGCGGAACGACTACATGATCGACCGCGAGTTGCAGAAGACGCTGAGCTACACCGGCATCAGCGGGGTGTCGGACCAGGACGCCGCGATCCAGGACAGCCAGGGTGCCGTGCAGGATCGCACGCGCGAGCATCTCGGACCGACCGACGTCGGCATCGTCGAGTTCCGCAAGCTGGTGATGGCCGCGGCCCGCGCCCTGCAGCAAGGCCAACCGCCGCGTGCCGCTGCCTCGGCGACGGGCTACGCCGTCCGGGCCGGGGGCTGGATCGCCGGGCCGGAGAAGGATCTTGCGACCGTAATGACCGAACGCTTCGGCCACCGGAACGGCTATGTCGGCGGCGAATACGGGCTCGCGGAATAG
- a CDS encoding Rieske 2Fe-2S domain-containing protein — translation MLSKEDNEFLTRAGKGTPMGEMLRRFWMPALLSEELPERDGPPKKIRLLGEDLLAFRQTDGRVGLVEPHCPHRGANLYYGRNENCGLRCSFHGWKFDVDGNCVDLPTSPPESAYKDTIKLLAYPTREWADMIWVYMGPRETMPELPQLELGLVPAASRFVTKKWQDCNWVQSLEGAIDTSHFSFLHKVLATDDEAARRAMSRAALSDQAKPDDRVRWVQNDPRPRFSVLGHDTGLVIGGGRKTDGPELYWRIAQFLMPSHAYTPAAFPGEIYYGQTWVPVDDVNCWIYTYCWQPDRPLSNSERAKYRGGFNVHSEVDADYRPLRNRDNDYLRDRSVQLSENFTGITGVSEQDAAIQDSQGPIQDRTREHLGPTDIGIVEFRKLVMGTARRLASGEPPAAAHKANRYAVRSGGWIAAPDKDLATVMAERFGHDRGYIGNQYGLGD, via the coding sequence ATGCTCAGCAAGGAGGACAACGAGTTCCTGACCCGTGCCGGCAAGGGCACGCCGATGGGTGAGATGCTGCGGCGCTTCTGGATGCCGGCGCTGCTTTCGGAGGAACTTCCCGAACGCGACGGACCGCCGAAGAAGATCCGCCTGCTCGGCGAGGACCTGCTGGCCTTCCGGCAGACCGACGGAAGGGTCGGCCTCGTCGAGCCGCACTGTCCTCATCGCGGCGCCAACCTCTATTACGGCCGCAACGAGAATTGCGGCCTGCGCTGCTCCTTCCACGGCTGGAAGTTCGACGTCGACGGCAACTGCGTAGATCTGCCGACCTCGCCGCCGGAGTCCGCGTACAAGGACACGATCAAGCTGCTGGCCTATCCGACGCGCGAGTGGGCCGACATGATCTGGGTCTACATGGGCCCGCGCGAGACGATGCCAGAGCTGCCCCAGCTCGAACTCGGCCTTGTCCCCGCCGCCTCGCGCTTCGTCACCAAGAAATGGCAGGACTGCAACTGGGTCCAGAGCCTCGAAGGCGCGATCGACACCTCGCACTTCTCCTTCCTGCACAAGGTGCTGGCGACCGACGACGAGGCCGCGCGCCGGGCGATGAGCCGCGCCGCGCTGAGCGACCAGGCCAAGCCCGACGACCGCGTGCGCTGGGTGCAGAACGATCCACGGCCGCGCTTCAGCGTGCTGGGGCACGATACCGGTCTCGTCATAGGGGGCGGCCGCAAGACCGACGGGCCCGAACTCTACTGGCGCATCGCGCAGTTCCTGATGCCCAGCCACGCCTACACGCCCGCCGCTTTCCCCGGAGAGATCTATTATGGACAGACATGGGTGCCGGTCGACGACGTGAACTGCTGGATCTACACCTATTGCTGGCAGCCCGACCGGCCGCTCAGCAATTCAGAGCGCGCCAAGTATCGCGGCGGCTTCAACGTCCATTCCGAGGTCGACGCCGACTACAGGCCGCTGCGCAACAGGGATAACGACTATCTGCGCGATCGCAGCGTGCAGCTCTCCGAAAACTTCACCGGCATCACCGGCGTGTCCGAGCAGGACGCCGCCATCCAGGACAGTCAGGGACCGATCCAGGATCGCACCAGGGAGCACCTCGGCCCGACCGACATCGGCATCGTCGAGTTCCGCAAGCTGGTGATGGGTACGGCGCGCCGCCTCGCCTCGGGCGAGCCCCCGGCCGCGGCCCACAAGGCCAATCGCTACGCCGTGCGCTCAGGCGGCTGGATAGCGGCGCCGGATAAGGACCTCGCCACGGTCATGGCCGAACGCTTCGGCCACGATCGCGGTTATATCGGCAACCAGTACGGATTGGGTGACTGA
- a CDS encoding O-acetylhomoserine aminocarboxypropyltransferase, producing MSDKTYGFETLSLHAGAAPDPTTGARALPIYQTTAYVFDDADHAAALFNLQTVGFIYSRLTNPTNAALETRLATLEGGRGCTVASSGHAAQVLALFPLMGPGAEIVAASRLYGGSLQQMKNTYPKFGWTANIVDADTPDNFKRSVTDKTKAFFIESLANPGGVISDIEAIARIAEDAGVPLLVDNTLATPWLCKPIDYGATLVVHSTTKFLSGTGTSMGGAIVDSGKFDWSRGGKFPSLAGPEPAYHGLNFYETFGDMAYTFHSHAVGLRDLGPTQAPFNAWLTMLGMETLGLRMERHCANALAVAQHLEKHPAVAWVNYAGLPSNKYNALAKKYLPKGAGSIFTFGVKGGYDVGMKVVDSVELFSHLANIGDAKSLIIHPASTTHRQLSEEQRVAAGAGPDVLRLSIGIETVADIIADLDQALAKATSQ from the coding sequence ATGAGCGACAAGACCTACGGCTTCGAGACCCTGTCGCTGCATGCCGGCGCCGCGCCCGATCCGACGACCGGGGCGCGCGCCCTGCCGATCTATCAGACGACGGCCTATGTCTTCGACGACGCCGACCACGCCGCCGCTCTCTTCAACCTGCAGACCGTCGGCTTCATCTATTCCCGCCTGACCAACCCGACCAACGCCGCGCTCGAGACCAGGCTCGCCACGCTGGAAGGCGGCCGCGGCTGCACCGTCGCCTCCTCGGGTCACGCGGCACAGGTGCTCGCCCTCTTCCCGCTGATGGGTCCCGGTGCCGAGATCGTCGCGGCCTCGCGCCTCTACGGCGGCTCGCTGCAGCAGATGAAGAACACCTATCCGAAGTTCGGCTGGACGGCGAACATCGTCGACGCTGACACGCCGGACAATTTCAAGCGCTCCGTCACCGACAAGACCAAGGCCTTCTTCATCGAGAGCCTCGCCAATCCCGGCGGCGTGATCAGCGACATCGAGGCCATCGCCCGCATTGCGGAGGATGCCGGCGTACCGCTGCTGGTCGACAACACGCTGGCGACGCCCTGGCTCTGCAAGCCGATCGACTACGGCGCGACGCTGGTGGTGCATTCGACCACCAAGTTCCTTAGCGGAACCGGCACGTCGATGGGCGGCGCAATTGTCGACTCCGGAAAGTTCGACTGGTCGAGGGGCGGGAAATTCCCCAGTCTCGCCGGCCCCGAGCCCGCCTATCACGGGCTCAACTTCTACGAGACGTTCGGCGACATGGCCTACACGTTCCACAGCCACGCGGTCGGCCTGCGCGATCTCGGTCCGACGCAGGCGCCGTTCAATGCCTGGCTGACGATGCTGGGCATGGAGACGCTGGGACTGCGCATGGAGCGCCACTGCGCCAATGCGCTGGCCGTCGCACAGCACCTCGAGAAGCATCCGGCCGTGGCCTGGGTGAACTATGCCGGCCTGCCCTCCAACAAGTACAATGCGCTGGCGAAGAAGTACCTTCCCAAGGGCGCGGGCTCGATCTTCACCTTCGGTGTGAAGGGTGGCTACGACGTCGGCATGAAGGTGGTCGACAGCGTCGAGCTCTTCTCGCATCTCGCCAACATCGGCGACGCCAAGAGCCTGATCATCCATCCCGCCTCGACAACCCATCGCCAGTTGTCGGAGGAGCAGCGCGTCGCCGCGGGCGCCGGGCCCGACGTGCTGCGCCTGTCGATCGGCATCGAAACGGTTGCAGACATCATCGCCGATCTGGATCAGGCTCTGGCCAAGGCGACAAGCCAATGA
- a CDS encoding tripartite tricarboxylate transporter TctB family protein produces the protein MQRFLTKDFLSGLMFVAFGLGALYIGQHLAVGTPVRMGPGYVPRMLSLILLALGVVICIVAVISGSEPVERPKWKPITLVTIGIVCFALLFERAGLIPALVVLVLISSLAGEEFKLMEVIGNIVVLSILCTVVFKVGLGMNISVVQGIW, from the coding sequence GTGCAACGGTTTCTGACCAAGGACTTCTTGTCCGGGTTGATGTTTGTCGCCTTTGGTCTGGGCGCTCTCTATATCGGCCAGCATCTCGCCGTGGGCACACCGGTCCGCATGGGACCGGGCTACGTGCCCCGCATGCTCTCGCTGATCTTGCTGGCGCTGGGCGTTGTGATCTGCATCGTCGCCGTGATCAGCGGCAGCGAACCGGTGGAGCGGCCCAAGTGGAAGCCGATCACGCTGGTGACCATCGGCATCGTCTGTTTCGCACTTCTCTTCGAGCGCGCCGGACTGATCCCGGCGCTGGTCGTGCTGGTCCTGATCTCGTCGCTGGCCGGCGAGGAATTCAAGCTCATGGAAGTGATCGGCAACATCGTGGTGCTTTCCATCCTTTGCACGGTCGTCTTCAAGGTCGGACTCGGAATGAACATTTCTGTCGTGCAGGGGATTTGGTGA
- a CDS encoding tripartite tricarboxylate transporter permease encodes MDLLGNLGLGITVAFTFQNLTYALLGCMVGTLIGVLPGIGPVATIAMLLPITFHLPPTASLIMLAGIYYGAQYGGSTTSILVNLPGEASSVVTCLDGYQMARRGRAGAALSISAVGSFFAGTVGTIIIVIFAEPLTRMAQKFGPADYCSLMALGLVAAVVLASGSITKAIAMVFLGLLFGLVGTDVNTGAQRFTFDVPELSDGIDFAPIAMGLFGIAEIVVNLERHLERGGAIKVGSLWPTREEIRRSIPAILRGTLLGSLLGVLPGGGPTLGAFSAYTLEKKLSKTPGEFGKGAVEGVAAPEAANNAAAQTSFIPMLTLGIPSNAVMALMVGAMIIQGIQPGPEVMTKKPDLFWGMIVSMWIGNAMLVVINLPMIGMWVKLLTVPYRFLAPAILLFCCIGAYSLQNSTFHVMQVAAFGVLGYIFVRLGCEGAPFLLGLVLGPQMEEYFRRAMLLSRGDAMVFLERPISLGLLITTTLLLILMALPSIKKAREEAFQEEG; translated from the coding sequence ATGGATCTCCTTGGCAACCTCGGGCTGGGCATTACAGTCGCCTTCACCTTCCAGAACCTGACCTACGCCCTGCTGGGCTGCATGGTCGGCACGCTGATCGGCGTTCTTCCGGGCATCGGGCCGGTGGCGACCATCGCGATGCTGCTGCCCATCACCTTCCACCTGCCGCCCACGGCGTCGCTGATCATGCTGGCGGGCATCTACTACGGCGCGCAATACGGTGGCTCGACGACGTCGATCCTTGTGAACCTGCCGGGTGAAGCCTCCTCGGTCGTGACCTGTCTCGACGGCTACCAGATGGCGCGGAGGGGACGCGCGGGTGCCGCGCTCTCGATCTCGGCCGTCGGCTCGTTCTTCGCGGGCACCGTCGGTACGATCATCATCGTCATCTTCGCCGAGCCGCTGACGCGCATGGCGCAGAAGTTCGGGCCGGCCGACTACTGCTCGCTGATGGCACTCGGCCTCGTCGCTGCGGTCGTCCTGGCCAGCGGCTCGATCACCAAGGCGATCGCGATGGTGTTCCTCGGCCTGCTGTTCGGCCTGGTCGGCACCGACGTGAACACCGGCGCCCAGCGCTTCACCTTCGACGTTCCGGAGCTGAGCGACGGCATCGACTTCGCGCCAATCGCGATGGGTCTATTCGGTATCGCCGAAATCGTGGTCAACCTCGAACGACACTTGGAACGCGGGGGAGCGATCAAGGTCGGATCGCTATGGCCAACCCGCGAAGAAATCCGGCGCTCGATTCCGGCGATCCTGCGCGGCACCTTGCTGGGGTCGCTACTCGGCGTGCTCCCCGGCGGTGGTCCGACCCTCGGCGCCTTCTCGGCCTACACGCTCGAGAAGAAACTCTCGAAGACCCCCGGTGAGTTCGGCAAGGGTGCGGTGGAGGGCGTCGCAGCCCCGGAGGCGGCCAACAACGCCGCCGCCCAGACCTCCTTCATCCCGATGCTGACCCTAGGCATCCCGTCCAACGCCGTCATGGCGCTGATGGTCGGCGCCATGATCATCCAGGGCATCCAGCCGGGGCCTGAGGTCATGACCAAGAAGCCGGACCTGTTCTGGGGCATGATCGTCTCGATGTGGATCGGCAACGCCATGCTGGTCGTCATCAACCTGCCGATGATCGGCATGTGGGTGAAGCTGTTGACCGTGCCATACCGCTTCCTGGCACCGGCCATCCTGCTCTTCTGCTGCATCGGTGCGTACAGTCTGCAAAACAGTACGTTCCATGTCATGCAGGTCGCCGCCTTCGGTGTGCTGGGCTACATCTTCGTCCGCCTGGGCTGCGAGGGTGCGCCGTTCCTGCTCGGCCTCGTGCTGGGGCCGCAGATGGAGGAATACTTCCGGCGCGCCATGCTGCTCTCGCGCGGCGACGCCATGGTCTTCCTGGAGCGGCCGATCAGTCTCGGCCTGCTCATCACGACGACGCTGCTGCTGATCCTGATGGCCTTGCCGAGCATCAAGAAAGCCCGCGAGGAGGCCTTCCAGGAGGAAGGCTGA